Proteins co-encoded in one Waddlia chondrophila WSU 86-1044 genomic window:
- a CDS encoding TerC family protein, translating into MDWIADPNGWISLSILTLLEVVLGIDNIIFIAILVGRLPEEQRKSARMLGLSLAMLTRILLLFSLSFIMRLTSPFVSILDFSFSVRDLILILGGLFLIAKSTLEIHRKLEDHEQPAIAPKYGQYFGVLIQIAILDIVFSFDSVITAVGMANELAIMVIAVIAAVIFMMFFVHSISCFVERHPTIKMLALSFLILIGVVLVGEGLSFHIPKGYIYFAMAYSMLVEMLNLRMRSKD; encoded by the coding sequence ATGGATTGGATTGCAGATCCGAACGGCTGGATCTCTTTGAGCATTTTAACGCTCTTAGAAGTTGTCCTCGGTATTGATAATATTATTTTCATCGCTATCTTAGTCGGCAGGCTCCCTGAAGAGCAGAGAAAAAGTGCTCGGATGCTTGGGTTAAGTTTGGCTATGCTTACTCGCATATTGCTGCTCTTTTCCCTAAGTTTTATCATGCGTCTAACTTCTCCTTTCGTTTCCATTTTGGATTTTTCATTTTCTGTACGCGATCTCATTTTGATTCTTGGAGGATTATTCCTGATTGCCAAGAGTACGTTGGAGATTCACCGGAAACTGGAAGATCATGAACAGCCGGCGATAGCTCCTAAGTATGGTCAATATTTTGGCGTGCTGATTCAGATTGCCATTTTGGATATTGTTTTTTCATTTGATTCTGTTATTACAGCTGTCGGGATGGCTAATGAGTTAGCGATCATGGTCATCGCTGTGATTGCGGCAGTTATTTTTATGATGTTTTTCGTCCATAGTATCAGCTGTTTTGTGGAGAGGCATCCGACGATCAAAATGCTGGCATTAAGTTTCCTGATTTTGATAGGCGTTGTTTTGGTTGGCGAAGGCCTGAGTTTCCACATTCCTAAAGGCTATATTTATTTCGCTATGGCCTATTCTATGTTAGT